The following coding sequences are from one Bradyrhizobium sp. WSM471 window:
- a CDS encoding 3-hydroxybutyryl-CoA dehydrogenase has protein sequence MAAVIKKVGVIGAGQMGNGIAHVAALAGFDVVLNDISTDRLKSGMATINGNLTRQVSKKAVSEDDKAKAMARIVAGEKLDDLADCDLVIETAVEKEEVKRKIFHELCAVLKPEAIVASDTSSISITRLAAATDRPERFIGIHFMNPVPLMELVELIRGIATDDQTFEASKEFVGKLGKQVAVSEDFPAFIVNRILLPMINEAIYTLYEGVGNVEAIDAAMKLGAHHPMGPLELADFIGLDTCLSIMQVLHEGLADSKYRPCPLLVKYVEAGWLGRRTQRGFYDYRGAKPVPTR, from the coding sequence ATGGCGGCAGTAATCAAGAAGGTCGGCGTGATCGGCGCGGGGCAGATGGGCAATGGCATCGCGCATGTCGCTGCGTTGGCCGGCTTCGACGTGGTGCTCAACGACATTTCGACCGACCGCCTCAAGTCAGGCATGGCCACGATCAACGGCAATTTGACGCGCCAGGTCTCCAAAAAGGCCGTCAGCGAGGACGACAAAGCCAAGGCGATGGCGCGTATCGTGGCCGGCGAGAAGCTGGACGATCTCGCGGACTGCGATCTCGTGATCGAGACCGCGGTCGAGAAGGAAGAGGTCAAGCGCAAGATTTTCCACGAGCTCTGCGCCGTGTTGAAGCCGGAGGCGATCGTTGCCTCCGATACTTCCTCGATCTCGATCACGCGGCTCGCCGCCGCCACGGATCGGCCCGAACGCTTCATCGGCATTCACTTCATGAATCCGGTGCCGCTGATGGAGCTGGTGGAGCTGATCCGCGGCATCGCCACCGACGACCAGACCTTCGAGGCGTCAAAGGAATTCGTCGGCAAGCTCGGCAAACAGGTCGCGGTCTCCGAGGATTTCCCGGCCTTCATCGTCAACCGCATCCTGCTGCCGATGATCAACGAGGCGATTTACACGCTGTACGAAGGCGTGGGCAACGTCGAGGCGATCGACGCGGCGATGAAGCTCGGGGCGCACCATCCGATGGGCCCGCTGGAGCTCGCCGATTTCATCGGTCTCGATACCTGCTTGTCGATCATGCAGGTGCTGCATGAAGGTCTCGCCGACTCCAAGTACCGCCCGTGCCCGCTGCTGGTGAAATACGTCGAAGCAGGCTGGCTCGGTCGCAGGACCCAGCGCGGTTTTTACGACTACCGTGGCGCCAAGCCGGTTCCGACGAGATAA
- a CDS encoding electron transfer flavoprotein subunit alpha/FixB family protein produces the protein MTTLLIAEHDNASLKDATNKALTAAAALGADVEVLVAGENAKAAADAAAKLAGVKKVLLADGALYAHDLAEPLAALIVSLAPGYEAIVAPATSRFKNVMPRVAALLDVMQVSEITKVVAPDTYERPIYAGNAIQTVKSKDAKKVITVRTSTFAAAGEGGSASVESVAAAADPGLSSFVGEEVAKSDRPELTSAKIIVSGGRAMQSRENFAKYIEPLADKLGAGVGASRAAVDAGYAPNDWQVGQTGKVVAPELYVAVGISGAIQHLAGMKDSKVIVAINKDEDAPIFQVADYGLVADLYQAVPELTAELGKLGK, from the coding sequence ATGACGACGCTTCTGATTGCCGAACACGACAATGCGTCGCTCAAGGATGCGACCAACAAGGCCCTGACCGCAGCGGCCGCGCTCGGCGCGGACGTCGAGGTTCTGGTGGCCGGCGAGAACGCCAAGGCCGCGGCGGACGCCGCGGCAAAGCTCGCCGGTGTGAAGAAGGTGCTGCTCGCCGACGGCGCGCTTTACGCGCACGATCTGGCCGAGCCACTGGCCGCGCTGATCGTTTCGCTGGCTCCCGGCTACGAGGCCATCGTCGCGCCCGCGACCTCGCGCTTCAAGAACGTGATGCCGCGCGTCGCGGCCCTGCTCGACGTCATGCAGGTCTCGGAGATCACCAAGGTGGTCGCCCCCGACACCTATGAGCGTCCGATCTACGCCGGCAACGCCATCCAGACGGTGAAGTCGAAGGACGCCAAGAAGGTCATTACGGTGCGCACCTCCACCTTCGCCGCAGCCGGTGAAGGCGGCAGCGCGTCGGTCGAGAGCGTCGCGGCGGCGGCCGATCCGGGCCTGTCGTCCTTTGTCGGTGAGGAAGTCGCAAAGAGCGACCGTCCCGAACTGACCTCGGCCAAGATCATCGTCTCCGGTGGCCGCGCCATGCAGAGCCGCGAGAACTTCGCAAAGTACATCGAGCCGCTCGCCGACAAGCTCGGCGCCGGTGTCGGCGCTTCGCGTGCCGCGGTGGATGCGGGCTATGCGCCGAACGACTGGCAGGTCGGCCAGACCGGCAAGGTCGTGGCCCCCGAGCTCTATGTCGCCGTCGGCATTTCCGGCGCGATCCAGCATCTGGCCGGCATGAAGGACTCCAAGGTGATCGTCGCGATCAACAAGGACGAGGACGCGCCGATCTTCCAGGTCGCCGATTACGGCTTGGTCGCCGACCTCTACCAGGCGGTTCCGGAGCTGACGGCCGAACTCGGCAAGCTCGGCAAGTAA
- a CDS encoding electron transfer flavoprotein subunit beta/FixA family protein, with product MKVLVPVKRVVDYNVKVRVKSDGSGVELANVKMSMNPFDEIAVEEALRLKEAGKATEVVVVSIGPAQASETIRTGLAMGADRGILVKAEGAVEPLAVAKILKKIADEEQPGLIILGKQAIDDDSNQTGQMLAALLGWSQATFASKLEVEGSDFKVTREVDGGLQTVKLMGPAIVTTDLRLNEPRYASLPNIMKAKKKPIANKTVADYGVDPTPRLEVLNTTEPAGRKAGVKVKDVAELVSKLKNEAGVL from the coding sequence ATGAAGGTCTTGGTGCCGGTAAAGCGGGTGGTCGATTACAACGTCAAGGTCCGCGTCAAGAGCGATGGATCGGGCGTTGAACTCGCCAATGTCAAAATGTCGATGAACCCATTCGACGAAATTGCGGTCGAAGAAGCGCTGCGCCTGAAGGAAGCCGGCAAGGCGACCGAAGTCGTGGTGGTTTCCATCGGGCCGGCGCAGGCGTCGGAAACGATCCGCACCGGTCTCGCCATGGGTGCCGATCGCGGCATCCTGGTGAAGGCAGAGGGCGCGGTCGAGCCGCTCGCCGTCGCCAAGATCCTGAAGAAGATTGCGGACGAAGAGCAGCCGGGCCTGATCATTCTCGGCAAGCAGGCGATCGACGACGACAGCAATCAGACCGGCCAGATGCTGGCCGCGCTGCTCGGCTGGTCGCAGGCGACCTTCGCCTCGAAGCTCGAGGTCGAAGGCAGTGACTTCAAGGTCACCCGCGAAGTCGATGGCGGCCTGCAGACCGTGAAGCTGATGGGACCGGCGATCGTCACCACCGATCTCCGTCTCAACGAGCCGCGCTACGCCTCGCTGCCGAACATCATGAAGGCCAAAAAGAAGCCGATTGCGAACAAGACCGTGGCCGATTACGGCGTCGACCCCACCCCCCGCCTCGAGGTCCTCAACACGACCGAGCCGGCGGGCCGCAAGGCGGGCGTCAAGGTCAAGGACGTCGCCGAGCTGGTGTCGAAACTCAAGAACGAAGCCGGGGTGCTCTGA
- a CDS encoding cob(I)yrinic acid a,c-diamide adenosyltransferase, whose protein sequence is MVVLNRIYTKTGDDGTTALGSGERRPKYDLRIEAYGTVDETNAAIGVVRLYTKDAPELDAMLGRIQNDLFDLGADLAVPEREGKAERLRVVASQVERLERDIDALNDKLAPLTSFVLPGGTPAAATLHVARTICRRAERVMVELAARPEEPVGAAGIQYMNRLSDFLFVASRASNDDGAGDVLWVPGQNR, encoded by the coding sequence ATGGTCGTGCTCAACCGCATCTATACGAAAACCGGTGACGACGGCACGACAGCGCTCGGCTCGGGCGAGCGCCGGCCGAAATACGATCTGCGCATCGAGGCCTATGGCACGGTCGACGAGACCAATGCCGCGATCGGGGTCGTCCGTCTGTACACAAAGGATGCGCCGGAGCTCGACGCAATGCTCGGGCGCATTCAGAACGATCTGTTCGACCTCGGCGCGGACCTCGCGGTGCCCGAACGTGAGGGCAAGGCGGAGCGGCTGCGGGTGGTCGCGAGCCAGGTCGAGCGGCTCGAGCGCGACATCGACGCGCTCAACGACAAGCTGGCGCCCCTGACCTCGTTCGTGCTGCCGGGCGGAACGCCGGCCGCTGCCACCCTCCATGTCGCCCGTACGATTTGCCGCAGGGCGGAACGCGTGATGGTGGAACTGGCGGCCCGGCCGGAAGAGCCTGTCGGTGCCGCTGGCATTCAGTATATGAATCGCCTGTCGGACTTCCTGTTCGTGGCCAGCCGCGCCAGTAACGATGACGGCGCCGGCGACGTGCTCTGGGTTCCGGGCCAGAATCGCTGA
- a CDS encoding twin transmembrane helix small protein: MASLLSTFILPIAAGAVALVLLLGLINMMRGGSPNTSQKLMRWRVLLQFVAIVIAMVAVWAMGR, from the coding sequence ATGGCATCCCTCCTGAGTACTTTCATCCTGCCGATCGCGGCCGGCGCCGTGGCGTTGGTGCTGCTGCTCGGTCTCATCAACATGATGCGCGGCGGCTCGCCCAACACCTCGCAGAAGCTGATGCGCTGGCGCGTGCTGCTTCAGTTCGTGGCGATCGTCATCGCGATGGTCGCCGTGTGGGCGATGGGGCGTTAA
- a CDS encoding YihY/virulence factor BrkB family protein: MKAIRTIYVVVMDAFYTFLADDGWAIASHIALSTLMALFPFLIVLTSLAGFFGSKELADQAASLMLQVWPKQVADSISGEVHDVLTTTRTGLFTIGAVLSVYFASNGVEALRVALNRAYAVVEMRPWYWLRLESIAYTLIAAFTALAMAFLIVLGPLLIEAARAHIPLFVESNERILTWLRYGITVAALVVALIILHTWLPAGRRRFLQILPGIVFTIVASLISGIVFGQYLARFANNYVTMYAGLASVIIALVFLYFIAAIFVFGGELNAAIIKSRLPHGVSLQAAQSLAPAETQA, encoded by the coding sequence GTGAAGGCAATCCGCACCATCTACGTCGTCGTGATGGACGCGTTCTACACGTTCCTGGCCGACGATGGCTGGGCGATCGCGAGCCACATCGCGCTGTCGACGCTGATGGCGCTGTTCCCGTTCCTGATCGTGCTGACCTCGCTCGCCGGCTTCTTCGGCTCCAAGGAACTCGCCGATCAGGCGGCCAGCCTAATGCTCCAGGTCTGGCCCAAGCAGGTCGCGGATTCGATCTCGGGGGAAGTCCACGACGTGCTGACCACGACCCGCACCGGCCTATTCACCATCGGTGCGGTGCTGTCGGTCTACTTCGCCTCCAACGGCGTCGAGGCGCTGCGGGTCGCGCTCAACCGCGCCTATGCGGTCGTGGAGATGCGGCCCTGGTACTGGCTGCGGCTGGAATCGATCGCATACACGCTGATTGCGGCCTTCACCGCGCTCGCCATGGCATTCCTGATCGTGCTCGGTCCGCTGCTCATCGAGGCGGCGCGTGCGCACATTCCTCTGTTCGTTGAATCCAACGAGAGGATCCTCACCTGGCTGCGCTACGGCATCACCGTCGCCGCGTTGGTGGTGGCGCTGATCATCCTGCATACCTGGCTGCCGGCGGGACGGCGTCGGTTCCTCCAGATCCTGCCCGGCATCGTCTTCACCATCGTGGCGTCGCTGATCTCGGGCATCGTCTTCGGCCAGTACCTCGCGCGCTTCGCCAACAATTACGTGACGATGTATGCCGGGCTCGCCTCGGTGATCATCGCGCTGGTGTTCCTGTACTTCATCGCCGCGATCTTCGTTTTCGGCGGCGAGCTCAACGCCGCGATCATCAAGTCGCGGCTTCCTCACGGCGTGTCGCTGCAAGCAGCGCAGTCGCTAGCGCCCGCGGAGACACAGGCTTGA
- a CDS encoding ATP-binding protein: MAAKTRAARTTGTSKRVARKRSGPTARLGKRSTKRVEPDVVQAALAAFAHEVRTPLTGILAISDLLATSDLGERERRWADTIKAGAEHLANLATLFVDAARTGKGVGKGGGGGSTLRQDLFDLRTLARNAGDSLAGRAAAKGLQAKVDISEKLPGLVVGDPVRLRAALENLIDNAVKFTEHGGVALTVAPWRSVKSKDKTKSKGKAKGKGSIGVAFAVSDSGIGLTMAEIKRLFRPFTQANVTIASRFGGAGLGLSSVKQLARAMGGDITVAPRPGGGATFTLTVSVDATGSGKSSRAKREAGMDAVPALRLLSVEDNPFGRVVLNTILTELGHHAEFIGRGEDAVNRLAQGAFDAVLMDMVLPGINGVEAIRRIRTMATPLAQIPIIGVSGRGEDEVASREAGADAFLVKPVSPRALATALLAATRREEAAT; the protein is encoded by the coding sequence ATGGCGGCGAAAACGCGCGCAGCGCGCACTACGGGGACGTCCAAGCGAGTGGCTCGGAAGCGCTCCGGGCCGACCGCCCGGTTGGGCAAGCGCAGCACCAAGCGGGTCGAGCCGGACGTCGTCCAGGCCGCGCTTGCCGCCTTTGCCCATGAGGTCCGCACCCCCCTGACCGGCATTCTCGCGATCAGCGACCTGCTCGCGACTTCGGATCTCGGTGAGCGGGAAAGACGCTGGGCGGACACGATCAAGGCCGGTGCCGAGCATCTGGCGAACCTTGCCACCCTGTTCGTCGATGCCGCCAGAACCGGCAAGGGCGTCGGGAAGGGGGGCGGGGGTGGAAGCACGCTGCGGCAGGATTTGTTCGACCTGCGGACCCTCGCCCGCAACGCCGGCGATTCGCTGGCCGGTCGCGCCGCGGCCAAGGGTCTCCAGGCCAAGGTCGATATCTCGGAGAAGCTGCCGGGGCTGGTGGTCGGTGATCCCGTCCGCCTGCGCGCCGCGCTTGAGAACCTGATCGACAATGCCGTGAAATTCACCGAGCACGGTGGCGTGGCGCTCACGGTCGCGCCTTGGCGTTCCGTCAAGAGCAAGGACAAGACCAAGAGCAAAGGCAAAGCAAAGGGTAAAGGCAGCATCGGCGTCGCCTTCGCCGTGTCCGACAGCGGGATCGGGCTCACCATGGCCGAGATCAAGCGGCTGTTCCGGCCGTTTACCCAGGCCAATGTCACCATCGCCTCGCGCTTCGGCGGCGCCGGCCTGGGCCTGTCGTCGGTGAAGCAGCTGGCGCGCGCGATGGGCGGCGACATCACGGTCGCCCCCCGGCCCGGCGGCGGCGCCACCTTCACGTTGACGGTGTCGGTGGATGCCACGGGATCGGGCAAGTCCAGCAGGGCGAAGCGCGAAGCCGGGATGGATGCAGTCCCGGCGCTGCGCTTGCTCAGCGTCGAGGACAATCCGTTCGGCCGCGTCGTGCTCAACACCATCCTGACCGAGCTCGGTCATCATGCCGAGTTCATCGGGCGCGGCGAGGACGCGGTGAACCGGCTCGCGCAGGGCGCCTTCGACGCGGTGCTGATGGATATGGTGCTGCCGGGCATCAATGGCGTCGAGGCGATCAGGCGGATCCGCACCATGGCGACGCCGTTGGCTCAGATCCCCATCATCGGGGTGTCAGGTCGCGGCGAAGACGAAGTCGCCTCACGCGAGGCCGGCGCCGACGCCTTTCTGGTCAAGCCTGTGTCTCCGCGGGCGCTAGCGACTGCGCTGCTTGCAGCGACACGCCGTGAGGAAGCCGCGACTTGA
- the gluQRS gene encoding tRNA glutamyl-Q(34) synthetase GluQRS: protein MSLPVFRFAPSPNGYLHLGHAYSALLNSDRARETAGRLLLRIEDIDATRCRPEYEAAIDEDLAWLGIAWETPVRRQSEHLDAYRAALDRLSALGLVYPAFESRAEIARLVAAREADGPWPRDPDGAPLYPGDARSLSADERDRLIDTGAPYALRLDMEAACRRAVGLSWNELGEGPDGERGVVPARPEAWGDVILARKETPTSYHLSVVVDDALQDISEIVRGQDLFHATSVHRLLQVLLRLPEPVYRHHGLLRDESGRKLSKSTSSTGLRELRAAGATPAGIRQLVGLG, encoded by the coding sequence ATGTCGCTACCCGTTTTCCGATTTGCCCCGAGTCCGAACGGCTACCTGCACCTTGGCCACGCCTATTCAGCGCTGTTGAATTCCGACCGGGCGCGCGAGACCGCCGGGCGGTTGCTGCTCCGCATTGAGGATATCGACGCGACGCGTTGCCGGCCGGAGTATGAGGCAGCGATTGACGAAGACCTAGCTTGGCTCGGCATTGCCTGGGAGACGCCGGTGCGGCGGCAGTCGGAGCATCTCGACGCGTATCGGGCGGCGCTGGACAGGCTCTCGGCGCTCGGCCTGGTCTATCCAGCCTTCGAAAGCCGCGCCGAGATTGCAAGGCTGGTTGCGGCGCGTGAAGCGGATGGGCCGTGGCCGCGCGATCCCGACGGCGCGCCGCTCTATCCCGGCGACGCCAGATCGCTGTCCGCCGACGAGCGCGATCGCCTCATCGACACCGGCGCGCCTTATGCGCTTCGGCTCGACATGGAGGCGGCCTGCCGCCGCGCCGTCGGCCTGAGCTGGAACGAACTGGGCGAGGGGCCCGATGGTGAGCGTGGCGTCGTCCCGGCGCGGCCAGAAGCCTGGGGTGACGTCATTCTGGCCCGCAAGGAGACGCCGACGAGTTACCATTTGTCCGTCGTTGTCGACGATGCGCTCCAGGACATCAGCGAGATCGTGCGGGGCCAGGACCTGTTCCACGCCACTTCGGTCCACCGTCTGCTTCAGGTTCTGCTCCGCCTGCCGGAACCCGTCTACCGCCACCATGGGTTACTTCGTGACGAGAGCGGCCGGAAGCTGTCGAAATCAACCAGCTCGACTGGCCTGCGTGAATTGCGCGCTGCCGGCGCCACGCCGGCCGGTATCCGCCAGCTGGTGGGATTAGGTTAA
- a CDS encoding DNA-3-methyladenine glycosylase: MTIHLETQSDLEEAVHVLVKRDPRLKPVLATAGMPALRRREPGFAGLAHIVCGQQLSTASAAAIWGRLSAAFDPFDHDAVRRARTDRLGRLGLSAAKIKTLKHLAREIMAERLNLDVLAEEDADAAHHTLIALPGIGPWTADVYLLFCLGHGDAWPAGDLAVQEGIKIGLGLQARPTEKQMAPLAEPWRPLRGAAAHLWWSYYRAVKKREGVIAGSA; the protein is encoded by the coding sequence ATGACCATCCACCTCGAAACCCAATCCGATCTCGAAGAGGCCGTCCACGTGCTGGTCAAGCGTGATCCGCGCCTGAAGCCCGTACTAGCGACGGCCGGCATGCCGGCATTGCGGCGGCGCGAGCCGGGCTTTGCCGGGCTTGCGCATATCGTCTGCGGGCAACAGCTCTCGACCGCCAGCGCCGCGGCGATCTGGGGACGACTGTCGGCTGCCTTCGATCCGTTCGACCATGACGCGGTGCGACGCGCGCGCACCGACCGGCTGGGGCGGCTCGGCCTGTCCGCCGCAAAGATCAAGACGCTGAAACATCTCGCGCGCGAGATCATGGCGGAGCGGCTGAACCTCGACGTGCTCGCCGAAGAAGACGCCGATGCCGCGCATCACACGCTGATCGCACTGCCCGGCATCGGACCGTGGACGGCGGACGTCTATCTGCTGTTCTGCCTCGGCCATGGCGACGCCTGGCCGGCCGGCGACCTCGCTGTGCAGGAGGGGATCAAGATTGGCCTCGGCTTGCAGGCGCGGCCGACGGAGAAGCAGATGGCGCCGCTCGCCGAACCCTGGCGCCCCCTGCGCGGCGCGGCGGCACATCTGTGGTGGAGCTATTATCGCGCGGTGAAAAAGCGCGAAGGCGTCATCGCCGGATCAGCTTAG
- a CDS encoding LysR family transcriptional regulator, with product MDWDLCKTFVAVADTGSFTGAARRLHSSHPTVSRKIAALEAQLGTRLVARAADGLALTADGRTLREHAEVMAAAALRAETAVSAGGHKARGTVKLSIGATLASHWLMPRLPAFLRAHDHVQLEIITHPFPASVRRREADVVLRPFDSGEENLVGRKIGRLGTGFYASREYVGGRSLPERRGEWKGHSVIGFADQTSNVQLARWSDVVTRQARVVMRCSSQGDMLAAVRAGLGISALSCFVAESYPDLVRVAPQKLASVADLWLLAHPDLVELPAVRAVIDFVADCARTDRVRLRG from the coding sequence ATGGACTGGGACCTTTGCAAGACCTTCGTCGCCGTGGCCGATACCGGCAGCTTCACCGGCGCGGCACGCCGGCTGCACAGCAGCCATCCCACTGTCAGCCGCAAGATCGCGGCGCTGGAAGCCCAGCTCGGCACCAGGCTGGTGGCGCGCGCCGCCGACGGCCTGGCGCTGACCGCGGATGGACGGACACTGCGCGAGCACGCCGAGGTGATGGCGGCGGCCGCGCTGCGGGCGGAGACGGCAGTCTCGGCCGGAGGACACAAGGCGCGCGGTACCGTCAAGCTGTCGATCGGCGCGACGCTGGCCTCGCACTGGCTGATGCCGCGCCTGCCTGCTTTCCTGCGCGCGCATGATCACGTCCAGCTCGAGATCATCACCCATCCGTTTCCGGCGAGCGTGCGCCGGCGCGAGGCGGATGTGGTGCTGCGGCCCTTCGACAGCGGCGAGGAAAATCTGGTCGGCCGCAAGATCGGCCGTCTCGGCACGGGATTCTACGCCTCGCGGGAGTACGTGGGCGGGCGGTCCTTGCCGGAACGGCGCGGCGAGTGGAAGGGGCACAGCGTCATCGGTTTCGCCGACCAGACCTCCAACGTCCAGCTTGCGCGCTGGAGCGACGTCGTCACGCGTCAGGCCAGGGTGGTGATGCGTTGCTCGTCCCAGGGCGACATGCTGGCGGCGGTGCGCGCCGGACTCGGAATCTCCGCCCTGTCGTGCTTCGTCGCGGAAAGCTATCCCGATCTCGTGCGTGTCGCGCCGCAGAAGCTCGCCAGCGTGGCGGACCTGTGGCTGCTCGCCCATCCCGACCTCGTCGAGCTGCCGGCGGTGCGGGCCGTCATCGACTTCGTCGCCGATTGCGCCCGGACCGATCGCGTCAGGTTGCGGGGCTAA
- a CDS encoding nitronate monooxygenase family protein, producing the protein MALPALLKDSLELPVVGSPLFLVSGPELVIAQCKAGVVGSFPALNARPVEKLDEWLSRIEDELGEYKSRNPGKKVAPYAVNQICHASNDRLMKDMETCVKHRAPIIITSLRPPAEIVEAAHSYGGLVFHDVINVKHARKAAEQGVDGLILVCAGAGGHAGTLSPFALVREVKQWFDGAILLSGAISDGFAIASALTLGADLAYMGTRFIATKEANADEAYKSALTQHAAHDIVYTNLFTGVHGNYLGPSIAAAGLDPDNLPAADKTKMNFGSGGNMKSKAWRDIWGSGQGIGQIADAPPVAELVDRMKREFDQARQDFLMRASA; encoded by the coding sequence ATGGCGCTGCCCGCTCTCTTGAAGGATTCGCTCGAGCTGCCCGTGGTCGGCTCGCCGCTCTTCCTCGTCTCCGGCCCCGAGCTGGTGATCGCCCAGTGCAAGGCCGGCGTGGTCGGCTCGTTTCCGGCGCTCAATGCCCGTCCGGTCGAAAAGCTCGACGAGTGGCTGAGCCGCATCGAGGACGAACTCGGCGAATACAAATCGCGCAATCCCGGCAAGAAGGTCGCGCCCTACGCCGTCAACCAGATCTGCCACGCCTCCAACGACCGGCTGATGAAGGACATGGAGACCTGTGTGAAGCACAGGGCGCCCATCATCATCACCTCGCTGCGACCGCCCGCCGAAATCGTCGAGGCCGCACATTCCTACGGCGGCCTCGTGTTCCACGACGTCATCAACGTCAAGCACGCGCGCAAGGCCGCCGAGCAAGGCGTTGACGGCCTGATCCTGGTCTGCGCCGGCGCCGGAGGACATGCAGGAACGCTCTCGCCTTTCGCGCTGGTACGTGAGGTCAAGCAATGGTTCGACGGCGCGATCCTGCTGTCGGGCGCAATCAGCGACGGCTTCGCAATCGCCTCCGCGCTGACGCTCGGCGCCGATCTCGCCTATATGGGCACGCGCTTCATCGCGACGAAGGAAGCCAATGCTGACGAAGCCTACAAGTCAGCCCTGACACAGCACGCCGCGCACGACATCGTCTACACCAACCTCTTCACCGGCGTGCACGGCAACTATCTCGGCCCATCGATCGCCGCCGCCGGCCTCGATCCGGACAACCTGCCGGCGGCCGACAAGACGAAGATGAACTTCGGCTCCGGCGGCAACATGAAGTCCAAGGCGTGGCGCGACATCTGGGGCTCGGGCCAGGGTATCGGCCAGATCGCCGACGCCCCGCCGGTCGCCGAGCTTGTCGACCGGATGAAGCGGGAATTCGACCAGGCCCGGCAGGATTTCCTGATGCGCGCCAGCGCCTGA
- a CDS encoding ABC transporter substrate-binding protein has protein sequence MKLAAALIGMSLLTLAGGSAHAEGSDEIRIGQTLPYSGPASGFGTIGRTQEAFFEKVNAEGGINGRKIKFITLDDAYSPPKTVEQTRKLVEQEEVLMMFGSLGTATNSAVQRYLNAKKVPQLFVLSGATKWADPQKNPWTMPGMAAYESEGVVYAKYILQTKPDAKIAILSQNDDFGRDYVAGFKRALGTKAASMIVAEASYETSAPTISSQLSTLKASGANVLFGVVLGKFTSQMVKGVAEIGWKPELFFVPTSASSISFLEPAGLDNAVGLISSSNQKDTMDPQWADDPGVKEYFAFMKRYMPTADLSNSNYAAGYHYATLLMTVLKACKDDISRDNIMRQAASLKDVKLPLLLPGMAVTTGPDDYLPFQQLQLRRFNGKSWVGFGDVLDDR, from the coding sequence ATGAAGCTGGCAGCCGCACTGATCGGCATGTCGTTGCTGACGCTCGCTGGCGGCAGCGCCCATGCCGAAGGCAGCGACGAGATTCGCATCGGGCAGACCCTGCCCTATAGCGGTCCGGCCTCTGGCTTCGGCACAATCGGACGAACGCAGGAAGCGTTCTTCGAGAAGGTCAATGCCGAAGGCGGCATCAACGGCCGCAAGATCAAGTTCATCACGCTGGACGACGCCTATTCGCCGCCGAAGACCGTCGAGCAGACCCGCAAGCTGGTGGAGCAAGAGGAGGTGCTGATGATGTTCGGCTCGCTCGGCACCGCCACCAACAGCGCCGTGCAGCGCTATCTCAACGCCAAGAAAGTGCCGCAGCTATTCGTGCTCTCCGGCGCCACCAAATGGGCCGATCCACAGAAGAACCCGTGGACGATGCCGGGCATGGCGGCCTACGAGTCCGAGGGCGTGGTCTATGCCAAATATATTTTGCAGACCAAGCCGGATGCCAAGATCGCGATCCTGTCGCAGAACGACGATTTCGGCCGCGACTATGTCGCGGGGTTCAAGCGCGCGCTCGGGACCAAGGCCGCAAGCATGATCGTGGCGGAAGCAAGCTATGAGACCAGCGCGCCGACGATCAGTTCGCAGCTCTCAACGCTGAAAGCGTCAGGCGCCAACGTGCTGTTCGGCGTCGTGCTCGGCAAGTTCACCTCGCAGATGGTCAAGGGCGTGGCCGAGATCGGCTGGAAGCCGGAGCTGTTCTTCGTGCCGACCTCGGCGTCCTCGATCTCGTTTCTGGAGCCGGCAGGGCTCGACAACGCGGTCGGCCTGATCTCGTCGAGCAACCAGAAGGACACGATGGACCCGCAATGGGCCGACGATCCCGGCGTGAAGGAATACTTCGCCTTCATGAAGCGCTACATGCCGACCGCGGACCTCTCCAACTCCAACTACGCCGCGGGCTATCACTATGCCACGCTGCTGATGACGGTGCTGAAGGCGTGCAAGGATGATATCAGCCGCGACAACATCATGCGCCAGGCGGCCTCGTTGAAGGATGTGAAGTTGCCGCTGCTGCTGCCGGGAATGGCTGTTACGACCGGCCCCGACGACTATCTGCCGTTCCAGCAGCTTCAGCTCCGGCGCTTCAACGGCAAGAGCTGGGTCGGCTTCGGCGACGTGCTGGATGATCGCTAG